The sequence CGGCGTGTTCAGCTCGGTCAGGTTTTCATCCCAGACATGGCCGGTGGTACCGATCCCGCCGTCCGCGCCGGGCTTGACGACAATCTGCTGGCGCGACTGCGCCCACAACAGCAAGCCGCAACCGAACACGCCCAGCAGGGTCAGCACGGTGATGAAGATGTTCCAGAAACCGCTGGTAAAGTCAGCCATGTTTGTTCTCCGTCGAAGTGGGTGGACCGCCGTCGGCGTCATCAGCAAACGGCAGGTGGGCGGCCTCGTCGAAATCGGCGCTGCGGTTGAGTACAAAGGTCCACCAGACAATGCCGACAAAGGTGGTCAGGCTAACCACGGTCATGACACTGCTGAGGTCGTTAAAAATAAAGGCGATGGCCATCTCAGTTCCTTGTCTTGATCAATGTACCCAGCCCTTGCAGGTAGGCGATCAGGGCGTCCTGTTCGGTCTTGCCTTCCAGCGTGCCGGGACCGTCGCTAACTTCCTGTTCGGTGTACGGCGTGCCGAGGCGCTGCAAGGCACGCATCTTGGCGGTGACGTCGCCCGGCACCAGCTTGGTCGTGGCCAGCCACGGGTAACCGGGCATGTTTGATTCCGGCACCAGATCGCGCGGGTTATTCAGATGGATCGCATGCCAGTCATCGCTGTAACGCGCGCCGACGCGGGCCAGATCCGGACCGGTACGTTTCGATCCCCACTGGAACGGACGGTCATAGACGAACTCGCCGGCCACCGAATAATGGCCATAGCGCTCGGTCTCGGCACGCAGCGGCCGGATCATTTGCGAGTGGCAGTTGTAGCAGCCCTCGCGCACGTAAATGTCGCGCCCTGACAGTCGCAGGGCCGAGTACGGTTTCAGGCCGGTGATCGGCTCGGTGGTCGAGCTCTGAAAAAACAGCGGCACGATTTCAACCAGGCCACCGATGCTGATAACCACCAGCACCAGCGCGATCAGCAACCACGGGTTCTTTTCAATCCACGCATGGGAAAACTTCATTGATGACTCCTGATCAGGCTTGGCTAGGTAAATGGGAAGCAGCGAGGGAAGGAATGCGCGCCTCGACGGCCGTGCCGTCGCGCATCGTCATGAAGGTATTGACCGCCATCATCACCATCCCCGAGAAGTACAGCAGGCCACCGCTGACACGGATCACGTAGTACGGATAAGTGGCCTTGACGCTCTCGACAAAACTGTAGGTCAGCGTGCCGTCGGCATTGACTGCGCGCCACATCAGGCCCTGCATCACGCCGGCAATCCACATCGACGAGATGTACAGAACGACGCCGATGGTGGCGACCCAGAAGTGGGTGTCGACCAGGCGCGGGCTCCACATCGCGTTCTTGCCGGACAGGCGCGGAATCAGGTAATAGATTGAGCCCATCGTGATGAAGCCGACCCAGCCCAGCGCGCCGGAATGGACATGGGCGATCGTCCAGTCGGTGTAGTGCGACAGCGAATTGATGGTCTTGATCGACATCATCGGACCTTCGAAGGTCGACATGCCGTAGAACGACAGCGACACGATCATGAACTTCAGAATCGGGTCCGACCGCAATTTGTGCCAGGCGCCGGACAAGGTCATGATGCCGTTGATCATCCCGCCCCACGACGGTGCCAGCAGGATCAGCGAGAACACCACGGCCAGCGATTGGGTCCAGTCAGGCAAGGCGGTGTAATGCAGGTGATGCGGACCGGCCCACATGTAGGTAAAGATCAGCGCCCAGAAATGGACGATCGACAACCGGTACGAATAGACCGGACGTTCTGCCTGTTTGGGAATGAAGTAATAGACCATGCCGAGGTAGCCGGCGGTCAGGATGAAGCCCACGGCGTTATGGCCGTACCACCACTGGATCATCGCGTCCTGCACGCCCGAATAAGCGGAATACGATTTGGTGAACGAGGCCGGCATGCTGGCGCCATTGACGATATGCAGGATCGCAACAGCCAGGATGAAGGCGCCGAAGAACCAGTTCGCGACGTAGATATGCTTGACCTTGCGCTTGACCAGTGTGCCGAAGAACACCACCGCATACGCGACCCAGACCACCGTGATCAGCAGCGCGATAGGCCATTCGAGCTCGGCGTATTCCTTGCCGCGCGTGAAGCCCAGCGGCAGCGAAATCGTCGCGCAGATCAGCACCAGCTGCCAGCCCCAGAACGTGAACGCCGCCAGTCCATCCGAAAAAAGCCGGACCTGACAGGTGCGCTGGACTACGTAATACGAAGTCGCAAACAGACCGCAAATACCGAACGCAAAAATCACTGCATTGGTATGTAAAGGGCGCAGCCGGCCATAGGTCAGCCACGCAATATCGAAGTTCAACGCCGGCCACGCCAGCTGCGCCGCGATGATCACGCCGACCAGCATGCCGATCACTCCCCACACCACCGTGGCGATCGTGAACTGCTTGACGACCTTGTAGTTATAGTTCAGTTCAGTTCCCACAAATGCTCTCCCGAAATAACAACGTTGACGGGAGGGAGAGTAAGAGTCGGGAGGGTAAAAATCCTTGATGTGAATCAAATTGGCAAGTTTGGACGCAGCTGTCTGCGGCAAACACGGGCAAAGTGCCGGGGACGCCACCATAAGTAGCAATCCCGCTGCGCATCGGTTCGTCCTATTCTTCTATTCAAGCCATGAGCAAACCTGTTTTTTTAGCGTCCGATTACGGCGCGGTGCATTCCGATATCGTTGTGCTGCTGGATGCCGCCCGAGGCAGCGCAGCGCGTAGCGTCAACGCCATCATGACAGCGACGTATTGGGAAATCGGGCGTCGACTCGTCGAGTTCGAGCAAGGTGGTCAGGATCGCGCAGCTTATGGGGAAGCGTTGATCGTGCGTCTGGCTAGTGATCTTACTGCGCGCTTCGGGCGTGGTTTTAGCAGGCAGAATCTTTGGCAGATGAGAGCATTCCATCAGGCATGGTCCATGCCATCAATACTCCAGACAGTGTCTGGAGAATCTGCCAGCCTCCCCGCACTTGCCGCCAATTTCCCGCTACCGTGGTCAGCCTACGTCCGTCTCCTGTCGGTAAAAAGTGACGCGGCCCGCCGGTTCTACGAAACCGAAGCCCTGCGCTGCGGCTGGTCCGTGCGCCAGCTCGATCGCCAGGTCAACAGCCAGTTTTATGAACGCATTGCCTTGTCACGCAACAAGACAGCGATGCTGCAGCAGGCCGAACAACCTTTACAGGACGACGTCGTTACTCCGGAGCAGGCATTCAAGGATCCGTTCGTGCTGGAATTCCTGAGCCTCAAGGACGACTATTCCGAGTCGGACCTCGAAGGCGCATTGACGCAGCACCTGGCCGACTTTCTGATGGAGTTGGGCGACGACTTCGCCTTCGTTGGCAGGCAACGTCGCTTGCGCCTGGACGATAACTGGTTCCGGATCGATTTGCTGTTCTTTCACCGCCGGCTCACCTGCCTGATCGTCATCGATCTGAAGGTCGGAAAATTCAGCCATGCCGATGCCGGCCAGATGCACATGTATCTGAATTACGCCAAAGAACACTGGATGAAGCCGGGCGAGAACCCGCCTGTCGGCTTGATCCTGTGTACCGACAAAGGAGCCGCAGAAGCACGCTACGCGCTCGATGGACTGTCAAACAAGGTGCTGGCGGCCGAGTACCAGATGGTTTTGCCCGACGAAAAACTGCTCGCCGACGAAATCGGGAAAACGCAGCAGGCATTGGACGCTCGCCGGAAAGAGGTCACCGGGAGAGGGGAAGCATGAGCCGTAACTGCCCTTCCGGTTCCCACCACGACCCTGCACGCCCGGCCCGCAGTCGTAGGGGGCAATAACCGAAGGGCATTGCCCCCTACGGCTTGACGATGCGCAGTAGTCACCGATCAGGTAACTGCACCGCGTGGGC comes from Actimicrobium sp. CCC2.4 and encodes:
- the ccoN gene encoding cytochrome-c oxidase, cbb3-type subunit I, with amino-acid sequence MGTELNYNYKVVKQFTIATVVWGVIGMLVGVIIAAQLAWPALNFDIAWLTYGRLRPLHTNAVIFAFGICGLFATSYYVVQRTCQVRLFSDGLAAFTFWGWQLVLICATISLPLGFTRGKEYAELEWPIALLITVVWVAYAVVFFGTLVKRKVKHIYVANWFFGAFILAVAILHIVNGASMPASFTKSYSAYSGVQDAMIQWWYGHNAVGFILTAGYLGMVYYFIPKQAERPVYSYRLSIVHFWALIFTYMWAGPHHLHYTALPDWTQSLAVVFSLILLAPSWGGMINGIMTLSGAWHKLRSDPILKFMIVSLSFYGMSTFEGPMMSIKTINSLSHYTDWTIAHVHSGALGWVGFITMGSIYYLIPRLSGKNAMWSPRLVDTHFWVATIGVVLYISSMWIAGVMQGLMWRAVNADGTLTYSFVESVKATYPYYVIRVSGGLLYFSGMVMMAVNTFMTMRDGTAVEARIPSLAASHLPSQA
- the ccoO gene encoding cytochrome-c oxidase, cbb3-type subunit II — translated: MKFSHAWIEKNPWLLIALVLVVISIGGLVEIVPLFFQSSTTEPITGLKPYSALRLSGRDIYVREGCYNCHSQMIRPLRAETERYGHYSVAGEFVYDRPFQWGSKRTGPDLARVGARYSDDWHAIHLNNPRDLVPESNMPGYPWLATTKLVPGDVTAKMRALQRLGTPYTEQEVSDGPGTLEGKTEQDALIAYLQGLGTLIKTRN
- a CDS encoding PDDEXK nuclease domain-containing protein encodes the protein MSKPVFLASDYGAVHSDIVVLLDAARGSAARSVNAIMTATYWEIGRRLVEFEQGGQDRAAYGEALIVRLASDLTARFGRGFSRQNLWQMRAFHQAWSMPSILQTVSGESASLPALAANFPLPWSAYVRLLSVKSDAARRFYETEALRCGWSVRQLDRQVNSQFYERIALSRNKTAMLQQAEQPLQDDVVTPEQAFKDPFVLEFLSLKDDYSESDLEGALTQHLADFLMELGDDFAFVGRQRRLRLDDNWFRIDLLFFHRRLTCLIVIDLKVGKFSHADAGQMHMYLNYAKEHWMKPGENPPVGLILCTDKGAAEARYALDGLSNKVLAAEYQMVLPDEKLLADEIGKTQQALDARRKEVTGRGEA
- a CDS encoding cbb3-type cytochrome oxidase subunit 3, producing the protein MAIAFIFNDLSSVMTVVSLTTFVGIVWWTFVLNRSADFDEAAHLPFADDADGGPPTSTENKHG